From the genome of Corallococcus soli:
CGAGCGGGGTGGGGATGGCGAGCGCCGCCACGGCCGCGCAGAACGCGCCCATGCGCATCATGCCCTCCACGCCCACGCTCACCACGCCGGCGCGCTCGGACAGCATGGCGCCCAGCGCGGCGAACACCAGCGCGGGGGCCGCGTCCAGGGTGGAGAAGAGCAGCGAGTGGAGCACCTCAAGCACGGGGCACCTCCACCGCGGCCTGCCGCGCGCGACGCCGGTTCAAGAGCGCCAGCCACACCATCCGGCCGGCGACGAAGAGCAGCGCGAAGCCCTGGATGAGCTCCGGGAAGCTCTTGTGCACGCCCAGCAACTGCATGCGCGTGCCGCCCGCGCGCAGGATGCCGAAGACGGCCGCGGACACCGCCGCGCCCAGGGGGTGGTTGTTGCCGATGAGCGCGATGGCGATGCCGTCGAAGCCGTACGGCGCGCCCAGCGAGCCCGGGTAGCGGCCCTCCGTGCCCAGCACCAGCACCGCGCCCGCGAGCCCCGCGAGCGCCCCCGCGAGCGCCATGGCCCCGCCGGCCCTCCACAGGGTGGGGATGCCCGCCGCGCGCGCGGCCTCCGGCGTGAGGCCCACGGCGCGCGTCTCGTAGCCGGAGCGCGTGCGCGACAGCCACACCCAGACGGCCAGCGCGGCCACCAGCGCCAGCGGGAAGCCCAGGTTGAGGCGCGAGCTGTCGCCCAGCAGCCGGGGCAGCTGCGCGGTGGAGAGGATCTCCGGGGTGCCGGTGATGGAGGACTGGTGCCCCTGGGCCACGGCGCGCAGCGGGCCGATGACCAGCCAGTTGTCCACCAGGCTCACCGCCACCCAGTTGAGCATGATGGTGGAGATGACCTCGTGCACGCCGCGCTTGAGCTTCAGGATGCCGGCGATGCTGGACCACACCGCGCCGGCCATGGCCGCCGCGAGCAGGGCCAGGGGCACGTGCAGGACAGCGGGCAGGGACACGTGCGCGCCGACGAGGGCCGCGGCCAGGGCGCCCCAGATCATCTGGCCCTGCGCGCCGATGTTGAACAGGCCCACCTTGAAGGCCACCGCCACGGACAGGCCGGTGAGGGTGAGCAGCGCGGCCTTCATCGCGGCCTCGCCCAGGGGGCGCAGCACCGAATTGGCGTTGCCGCCCTCCAGGTACGCGGGCCAGTTGCCCACGCCGCCCCAGAGCATCTGGAGGTAGGCCTTCGTGGCGGTGTCCGCGTCGCGCGTGAGGGCGATGGTGAGCCAGCACACCGCGAGCGCCAGCAGCACGGAGAGCACCGACGGCAGCACCTGCCGCGTCCGCTCACCCATGGTCGGACTCCGCGCCCAGCATGCGGCGGCCCAGCTCGCGCTCGTCCAGGTCCTTGCGCGGGAAGTGCCCCGTCACGCGCCCCTCGTAGAGGACGTAG
Proteins encoded in this window:
- a CDS encoding ABC transporter permease, which gives rise to MGERTRQVLPSVLSVLLALAVCWLTIALTRDADTATKAYLQMLWGGVGNWPAYLEGGNANSVLRPLGEAAMKAALLTLTGLSVAVAFKVGLFNIGAQGQMIWGALAAALVGAHVSLPAVLHVPLALLAAAMAGAVWSSIAGILKLKRGVHEVISTIMLNWVAVSLVDNWLVIGPLRAVAQGHQSSITGTPEILSTAQLPRLLGDSSRLNLGFPLALVAALAVWVWLSRTRSGYETRAVGLTPEAARAAGIPTLWRAGGAMALAGALAGLAGAVLVLGTEGRYPGSLGAPYGFDGIAIALIGNNHPLGAAVSAAVFGILRAGGTRMQLLGVHKSFPELIQGFALLFVAGRMVWLALLNRRRARQAAVEVPRA